The DNA region TTATAGATGATTtgacaaagaagaagaaaaaggtaCACGTGCTAGCTTATTACATCGAAAACAATCTTTGGAAATTCATTTTACGCCATCTTATTCCTTTCCGACCAATGCGTGCAAGATACTGTATTTACAAATTAATGAATATTTAACAGTTACCCAACGCACTTTTTGgtcaaatttaattttgcagtCCTTAGAGATTTGCTGAAGTACAGGCACAAGTTGTCAGAATTTTTCTTTCGGCTTATCCATTGGGTTTTGCGGAACATCAAACGGCTAACGAGAACATTAATTTCTGCAGATTTGAGAACAGTGTGCCATAAGTGTTTTGCAATATGTAAAGAAGAGGAGGAAGAAACATAGGTATTAACTCTTTCGTGCATAATGGGCAGTTTTTGCGCTACCACCTAAAGGGGAAAAAGCCTCCCTCTGGTTACAGCGCGCCTGATTGAAAGCCTGTTTGAACGTAAGCGGTTGGCGAGAAGCGatttttgtttagaaaattCCTTACATGCCCTCTGTTCACGAGCTGGACAGTTCCGAAGTCTCTGCAAAGACTAAATAAGCTCACCTCTATTTTATATTGACAAAAAAGGTGCAAATACTTCAACCGAAAGCTCTTTAAATTTGCTGGCACAATACGCCTCCATACGAATGTCGTTCTCTTCGCGTTACTGCAATTCAcattaaaccacgtgattccaATAGCATGCACGGTTAAATCTAAACATGATCACCGTTTCAAGATTTAAAGGGTTCGAGGTGTTGATACAGCAATAAAATTGAGTGACAATTATCCAGTGCGCATTGCGTATagaatgtttttaaacaaaatgactTTACGGgtaattcgcaatgcattatggtagttaTATTCTACAGTTTTCTCTCCCAGAAGCGAaggtttgtaaataaataacggCATCCTTTTTATTGTGGCGATAATAACAAAAGCCATTATTGTTTGTGTTAattttcaaatctcctcaagaaaATCATTATCTCCCTTATCCGAAACACGTGTTATTGATGTAAGCATTTAAAAATTGTTAGTTAGTgaggttttagaagtgaaagcAGTTGAATGGAGGTAATAAATAATGATACagatttagatataattttaagcTCTTCAGACCTTGGGCCTAACTTTTCTCAAAGCTCTTGTGTGGTACTAGGACctgttttaaaagaattaacaaATGTCGAGAGGGAAGAAGTGGAGGAAAGAACACACGAAGATATCAGTCAATGGTCGACTGATCTTGCAGCTATGTCTGCGATCACCCAGAAGAAAATTCACCAATATTTAATTCTTGGAAATAGCTGTGATAGCAAGCCGAAGGGTGctacaaagcataaaattctTGGATACCAACTATTCAAAGAAAGCAACGTGAAAAAGTGATAGTTAAAAGTAATGTTAAGGCTGAAAAATAAACTTGGTTCTTGGTTTGCTGGCTGGTTGGTTTGATAGTTTTTGGGGCTATTGTGGGAATATTGATCATATATGTCTTTTTTCCACCAGTAAAATGAGCAGAGAAAACTCTATGCGATGTAAAAGGTACAAAATGCTTTCTactgatcataaaaagccatttcTGTCAAAGCTCTGAGTGTTTGGGAATGACATAAGTCTGGATTCTTTTTTGAGTTGATTTGACAGAGAGGTACACAGCAAGTTATCCCTCCACCTTTACTTTTAGCTTGCGATAAAAAGCTTGaacttgatgaaaagtttgagccaatgcttgcaggagagtccaagttttgaaaaaaactgttgtcttgATTATAATTTTGTATATGGCTCTGGCTTTGAGTAGAATTAAGGATGAAGTGTACTTGTTCCGCCATCTTTGTTACTGCGAATGGTTTGTTTATCTTTTTgcggaatacaactaccatTATGCATTGCGAATTAGTCGTATAGGGAGGGTGCGACTTTCGTAACTTTCAAAAAATTGGTTTGAATCCTGAAAAGTTATATCAGATTTTAGATTTAAGCATTGACAGTAATTAATAAGACCATGACTTCTTGCTTGGAATATAGAGACATTGCGTTGACAATATTTATACCTCACCTGGTATATTCCACTTTATGGTAACTGCGGCTTGATGATTGTGTAATGCCAGATCATGGAGACGTGCCACGAGGTTCCGAGTATTCTTATTGGAAAGTCTTTTCACAATGTGTACACTTTTTTGACCAACTGGTAAATTCAGTTTCGACACTGGAACAAAGAGTTATTGGATTATTAAAGAACGAATCAAAAATACATGATAAAATTTACATTATAAAAGTACGTGACTCAGAGAAAAATTTGATAAGTAGAGCTTCAAGCGTTTGGACTATGgttttgatatatatattttctattgtACATTAGCTATATgtataaaagtttcttaatgttgaagatttctaaaaatttgGTCTTTCTGAGCCTAAGGTAAAAACAAACATGTATATAATCGTTTCCAAAAAATGAAGGTGATCGATTAATTTCTAAGAACCTGGAAATAATTTCCCGATAAAGAATTATTTTCGTTGGACACCATTCTTGTTccgctttaaataaaatatgtcacTGGCCCATGCAAAATTGCGTCCGTAACATACTGCGGTACTGCCAATGCAGAAACCCCAGCAAATGTTTGATCAAGGCGAAAATGAAATCGTTTGATCGACTGCCATGGAGCACGtgggaactttgttttttatatgattCATTATACAATTTAACCGAAAGTGGCGtctaaaatttttcgcttgcgaacctaggggactaagtcccacgctccgcaacactttctatattgatttctattgaaacaatttttatatttttttttatctaagtgtcatgtaaatataaaataaaaaaatctacatGCGTTCTATGTTGTTCTTATACAAGATATgcaagatataaaaaaatcataaagaaaagcttttgtatttaaaaatccttttttaCAGGGATATCCATTACGTCATATTATCTGAACAATAGGGCCTATAGCAGCACAGGGTATGAAGGAGGACTGTTTGAAATTTAGAATGATTAAACAACACCACGAATTCTAAAAAGTTTTCTATGAACATCTACCTGATTTGACATAATGGATGCAGCTAAAATACACAAAGGAAATTTTTCCGACATTTTTTAAATAGGACAACAAAAATTCAAGTTGAGTTCGGCACATTTGTGAAAAATGGCCATGACGCATCAGTAACAGTAAGCACAATTCAAAAATTTGGCCTCTCTCTGAAACATTTGCAAGCCGCGTGAATCTGATATAAAAATAGCCTATGCAATTACTTATGGTTCGAACTTCGAAATTTGCTGTCCTATCTGcacattttttaattaagatTGAGCTACCGGTTGCATGCACTATGGCCTTAATGTAAaaatattgttagaaagtcatagAAATCACGCAGGTTAAGTAAATACGTCATTGAATCATTTGTTAAGTTGTATACTTGAAGAAAACATTAATAACTTACATAATGGCTTCGTTGTAAGTATAAGCTTCGCTCTTTGTCCCCTTAAAAGTAACTTGTGGGCACGTGAAACAGCAAAAACCTTGATTTGATACGTTGTGTTCGCCTCCACCTCATTCAGGACGGCGAATGTTCTATCAGCTGGAACGTTGATTGCATAATTCAGTGACACTGATGAGAATGATTTGGAAGGTATTGTCTTGAAGTAGACAACACGATATTTTTGGAGTACgccatctaaaaaaaaataaatcaaaaggtTTATTATGGCTAATTAAGTCGCTAACTTTctcaaaattgaaaaacaatttgaaagaatgattttaaaatacacaagtttACCGGAGAACAGCTTACGAACTTTTTTTAGACGCAAGATTTCATTAGAAAAAATAGTAGGAATGGACCATCACTTAAAGAGGAATAATTCCAATTTAAAATGATATGTTAAGcataatgaaaaaaaagaagaatacgaaaccattatttttctttagaaaaaaagaaaagtgaaaCCAGCCAACTACTAAATGTGATCACTTTAGTTGGACAACGTTTTTCTCTGATCAGGTAGTTGACTGAGTTAGTTGACTTCTCCCCAGGAGTACTTTATCAACTTATAGATCAAATAGCCGATTATTCTTTTTAATGTCAAAACGGCATCTGAAAAACGTTGGTATGCATTTTCTATGTTGATTGAATTTTAAACGTCACTTTCCCGCTGGACGTGATTTTGACGTTAGTGAGTAATTTTCAAGTGTTACccttaaaaaatgcaaattaaATAGAATGTCAAACTTtcgtaaaagaaaacaaaaacaaaaacgataAATTTGCTTTTAACGAATATTAGCTCAAGAAGAACCATTTACCTATTTTAGCGGGCAAACTCCATGTTAAGAGCGTTCGTCTTTTACCATTGTCGAGTTCAGAAATGTTTATATGAAGATTCTGCGGTCTGCTTGGTCTTTCAAATGGCAGCGGTAGCTTAATGACCTGACTCGGCTCACTATATCCTGTGTAACCATCCTCAGACACAGCTGCAACACGAAATTGATACCACGCACCAGCATGTAATTCTTTCAGCTGGCGATGCAGCTTTGGAGTCTAAAATTTGAAGATCCTTCTGTGTCAATAGGGTAAAGTTACTAATCCCACGCTTGTTTTTCGCTAATTGTAAGCTGCTCTCTCTTTAAAAAGTATTGACAATACTGCAGAGATCAGTTTCAATCGGTAAAAATAGAAAAGCATCTTGGTATAAAAAGGCCAAGCTGCTCAACCTAATCCAAGTTATAACATAAACCAAATGTTACCTGACCAGCAGGCTCCCAAAATGAGAAATAAGTTTCTTTGTAAGACTTCATAGAGTATCTACTCTCTATTACAAACTGTATTCCGAACCGTTTAAATGAGCTTCGCCTTTTTATCATACGCCAAGTCAGCATGCATGTTTCAGAGTCGACATGATCAACACGAAGATCAACAGGTACTGAAAAAGGAAGAGACCGCATGTATGACAATCTATAGTATGAAGCACAGGTTCGTATGCCTATCTATAGAATGAAGCGCGGGTTCGTATAAATGATTATCCACAGTATGAAGCACAGGTTTGTATATATCATTATCTATGAAGTCGCAGGTTCGTCAATATATAGCTAGTCCTTACAGGTAACCAAAATGAGCCGaaattgcaataattttttcgtGCTTACATGTAGTTCACATGCACTATACCTTTGTGAACATGCGCAATAGCTTTAAGGAAATTTCCTTCGTCATTTGTATTATAAATATCATGCCAGTAGGTAGCAGAAAAAACTTACCATCTCTGTTTTCTTTAAATGTTGGCGGTACACACActgtttttttgtgttctgttacGCAACACTTCTCATCTACTGGACATTCCCAATCGTGAAAACATAGATCGAACATCAAATACTTAGGGACATTAACAGCTGCTGGACAACTTCCAGACTTCCTTCCTGTAAAGAAGAACACCACTAGACACCAAAGCTTTAGTTTAGGGGTTTGGGATCGTCTTCTAGTTAAACATAACCGAGGACTGATGTTGTTACTTTTCTAGTCCTTTTCTGACTGTGTTCTATTTTGTTCTTGAATGcaacaaattcaaaaacaaaTCTTGTTTTAACATAGGATTTTGTAATTGTCCTCTTTTATTTTACCTTGAAAACATATCAATAGAAATCATGGGCACGAAATTGTCACGCATGCTATCTGCTCAACTTATCTGGCGCTGGCAGCGAGAAAACGAAAGTTCTCCTGGCTTGTCAGTTCTGCTTTTTAAATAGCTGTGTTGAACTAAGGTCGTTTTGGAGCacaattaatttaattaattgtAATTAAGTTAATTTTGGAGGACAGTGAGATGTATAAAAACGtaacaagttattttttagcTACCCAGttggcattttttttttaaattttaagaggTGACACAACTCAACGAGTTCATTTCATGGTGCACTTCCTGTTCCCTTGGTATTTAGGTGACTTTAATGACATTTACGTGGCAAGGTGAACATTCGGTTTTTAAATTATACGCAAAAACTATTTTCGTCATGCTTCTcagatttttttctaattaacgATCTTGTTGTCGAAAGTTACTTAATGGTCACAAGAAGTGAAAACCCACTTGCATACGCATACAGAGTTTCAGCAAAATACAAACAGAGAAAAAGTGTGATTAACGGATTGAGCTGAATGTCACCAGCCTAATTCAGCTAGAGAGGCAATCGCTGCTCAAcagcaaaagaaaaatatttagatTGTGTACTATATACATTTACATCAAATTATTTTATGTGTGACATGAATCAAGatacttttaattttactgcTTTCTAGTTGTGCTTATTTAAACACCCGGCACTTGCATTTCATGTCTCCATGTACATTGTTTCTATGCATGCTGCCAGACTGCTAACTGCCCATGTTTCTTGTTAAATCTTATGGTTGTCttccaaaaaaatatgtaatgcaACAAGATCATGTTGACGGGGTTGCTTAAAGTGGCAATAATAATGCGTTGGAACTTATTATGGTATGCCACACCTCAAAGTACGTCTAAAGTTTTTGCTACATACCGAAGAAGACGGATTTCTGCATAGTTACATAAAAACGAAAGGAAAATTatacgttttttttaatatctattTTTAAACTTCCTGTTACCTGCAGTAATGACGTTTTTAAGAAACGCGCATGAATCATGACATGTACTGATGAATGGGTAAACATGGCGCGAttcctaagaaaaaaatattggaaataaaaacatagaaaaattgaaagaactagtcgttagcccgtggaaaaatccacgggttcgcccgtcttttttataccgTAAAAGAttccattttgcgtgacacccggacagacgtatacgggtattattatatagatagatagaaatCGATGcgaataaaaagtttatttcagtTTGGCAGCAAAAGTTAATGACAACTGCCGCAAACTTTAATTTCACATGTTTTTATGAGCAAGTAGAAATCTTTAATCAAGCCTAAGTAACGATTCTTGTAGGGTTCCCAAAAGAAATCAAACCATGAATAGGCTTACGACATGCTTATTAGAGTAACttctatttttataaatttaaaagaaaatacactAGAACGATTTACAAGATTAAGCAATATGCCTAGAAAAATGTCCCTATCTAAGCACGTATATGCTTATAAGCGTTTTACTTTTGCACAATTAGTTTATGAAGTATCTAATCTTGCGTGATTTTAAATTCAATTAGAGTCAATGTCCTCATTTTTCgccttatttaaatttttcaagctgcatgttgttatttttaactaTTGGTGAAAGTAGAGAAAATAACGCATTGTTTGGTACTTCATTGTACCTCTTGTTAGAGAGGAAAGTAATGtcgttttattaatttttttatagaagTGGAAAAAAGCTGCAGCACCTGAAAGAAAACTAATTTGGTACAGAAAACAGAATGGACGCTTTTGTTCAATTTGTATCTCTTCATTAGAAATCCTTATATTGTATTCAATCACAAGTGATGAGAAATGATGTTATTATTCCCATTTACTACGGAATCTAATTGCATTATTACACGTTACGAAACCCTAACTGGACAATTACTTACACAGAGCTGGCTACAGTCAAATCTTGCTGTAAGTATCAACTGGTTAAAACAAACTCTTTGACACTAAAAAAAGAGAGtacaataatttattttgtcggaACATGCAATCtttgaaataagaaaaaaggTGTAACCCAATACttatacacaaataaaaatactaagtaaataaataattgttCTTACAGTTACGTAATCATTGCTGAAAAGTATTTTTCCATGAAAAACTGAACTGAAAAATATTTCACGCAATTCAAAATTACGAAACAACAAAAGCAATTTAACGCAATTCTACAAAATACCTGCAAAGTTATTTTTACCTCAAATAGGacatttagcaaaaaaaatacaTGAGCAGAAAAACAACATACATGGAGACTTCCATCTCTTTTTATTTCAAGTGTTTGCAAACAGATATAGTTTTCGCATTTTAACATCATTACCAGTGAAAACTTACTTAGGTTTCCAACTCTCCATTTACGTTTTTGACGTAGACCAGTACgttgtttttgtgtattttCCTGACCAGATATCCTATTCagggcataatttttaaaaatttattggtTAATTTCCAGAATTGCGGCAAATTATTTTTCGACTTTCGTGCGGACCCAAATAAATCATTCTATTAGATATTATCACCGCGTCTGCGATATTTCTGGGTTATGTTTCATCATACCTCTTTACACATATGATCTTTGTGTGTGCACTTTAATGGCCTCCATTTCCACTTTCCACGTTCACGACTGGAACTATCGATCAAGTACTAAATTACAACATCAAAACGACAGCTGTGAATTTGCATTCTTTAATGCTTCAATGCATACAATAAAATCAATCTATACCAAACACCAACGGGATCTTTAAAAACTGTCAACTTTAGAGAGATGTCTGCCAAATAAAGGGCCTTGCCAAATAACAGTATaatattactagtcgataaggcccgtggaaaaatccactcaggcaggataacagaaaacaaccgtcatttaaatttagcTGACGTCCGCCGAGAcgtgtcagaacacaaaaaaaattttttttatgaatttgtatgcctgttgccttcatcgtatagatcttgaaacgctgatcaagaaaatgtataggatcatgtacttttgacaaagggTTGCatagatattggggtttgaaggttttttggatgacgtcatcaacccgtccattccgaaacggatttggggacctaggtttgggaaacttacccaaattggtcccaggtggtccctagttacccacgcgataaaaaataattgacgtcaccacctcgtttataagttatttggcctcaaagttttaagtgcactgtaatggcttcgctaatcttaattaactttcattTAACGTcaattttaaagtttggtacattacagaacaattttataggctgtgttttatagaatttgttaaagaacattgtaaagaatataatccattttgcaaaagtgacagaaagacagaactggcgtattattatatagactagtcgataaagcccgtggagtaattcacttaggcagaaggacaatataaaaatagatagttttagatttttttgctgacgtcagcacagcAAATTCAAAATAACTTAATcgagaaacttgttttcatgtttcctccattgtgtagagcttacactgctgatcaagaacatgtatatgatcgtgtggttttgatgagcggttagtgaaatataagggtttaaaaattttgctgacgacccgtcaaaacccaaaatttttttttagaaatttgtatacctgttgccttcatcgtatagatcttgaaacactgaccaagaaaatgtataggatcatgtacttttcacaaacggttgcagagatattaaggtttaaaggttttttaatgacgtcatcaacccgcccattttgaaacggatttggtgacccaggtttgggaaaattacccaaattggtcctaggtggtccctagttacccacgcggtgaaaaatcattgatgttaccacctcgtttccaagttatttggcctcaaagttttaggcgcactgtaatggctttattaatttaatatactttcctttgacgttaatattattttaacgttaaagtttggtaaattacagaacaatatTATGGGCTATGTTTACAgaatttatcaaagaaaatagtgaagaatataatccactttgcaaaagtcacagacagacagacagaactg from Hydractinia symbiolongicarpus strain clone_291-10 chromosome 6, HSymV2.1, whole genome shotgun sequence includes:
- the LOC130648300 gene encoding anosmin-1-like, translating into MVDCWFVFMLAILSVHASFSTPTVNSFVFASARCKARCLTKYLIDSSSRERGKWKWRPLKCTHKDHMCKECQRVCFNQLILTARFDCSQLCESRHVYPFISTCHDSCAFLKNVITAGRKSGSCPAAVNVPKYLMFDLCFHDWECPVDEKCCVTEHKKTVCVPPTFKENRDVPVDLRVDHVDSETCMLTWRMIKRRSSFKRFGIQFVIESRYSMKSYKETYFSFWEPAGQTPKLHRQLKELHAGAWYQFRVAAVSEDGYTGYSEPSQVIKLPLPFERPSRPQNLHINISELDNGKRRTLLTWSLPAKIDGVLQKYRVVYFKTIPSKSFSSVSLNYAINVPADRTFAVLNEVEANTTYQIKVFAVSRAHKLLLRGQRAKLILTTKPLLSKLNLPVGQKSVHIVKRLSNKNTRNLVARLHDLALHNHQAAVTIKWNIPDLTVHAIGITWFNVNCSNAKRTTFVWRRIVPANLKSFRLKYLHLFCQYKIEVLPYFHGNEGEKVVLHIDTGDLVRNETKLSTSTPVEERKFVVVKIPKQLPSLSTAVSTHTWSMIWYWFPLAYLICS